In the Prochlorococcus marinus CUG1438 genome, TTTCTGCAACGAAGAAGGGTTGAGAAAGGAATTTTTCAATTTTTCTAGCCCTGTCTACTGTTAATCGATCTTCTTCGGAAAGCTCATCCAATCCAAGAATAGCAATAATATCTTGTAATTCTTTGTATCTTTGCAAAGTTGATTGAACAGCTCTAGCTGTTTTGTAATGCTCATCTCCAACAACTGATGGTTGAAGCATAGTACTTGTCGAGTCTAATGGGTCAACTGCTGGATAGATCCCCTTGGCTGCAAGAGCTCTCGCTAGTACCGTTGTAGCATCTAGATGAGCGAATGTTGTTGCTGGGGCGGGGTCTGTTAGGTCATCAGCAGGAACATAAACAGCCTGGATAGATGTTATTGATCCTTCAAGTGTTGATGTAATTCTCTCTTGCAATTCACCCACATCTGTTCCAAGAGTTGGTTGATATCCAACTGCTGATGGCATTCTTCCAAGTAAAGCTGATACTTCAGAGCCGGCTTGAACAAATCTAAAAATATTATCAACAAAAAGTAGAACGTCTTGTTTGTTGACATCTCTAAAATGTTCAGCCATTGTAAGCGCCGATAAGCCTACTCTCATTCTTGCACCAGGTGGCTCATTCATCTGTCCAAAACATAAGGCGACTTTTGATTGAGTTAAATCATCTGCATTTATAACGCCTGATTCTTTAAATTCTTCATATAAATCGTTTCCTTCTCTGGTTCTTTCTCCAACTCCTCCAAAGACAGATACTCCACCATGTTCCTTCGCAATATTATTAATTAACTCTTGTATAAGAACAGTTTTCCCAACACCGGCGCCTCCAAATAATCCGACTTTTCCTCCTTGTCTGTAAGGAGCCAAAAGGTCAATAACTTTAATTCCTGTTTCAAAAACTTTTGGCTTAGTTTCTAGGTCAGTTAATTTTGGAGCAGCTCTATGAATTGGTGCAGTATCATCAGTTTTAACTGGACCTTGTTCATCTACTGGTTCTCCTAAAACATTAAAGATTCTTCCTAAAGTTGCTTCTCCCACTGGTACGGATATTGGTGCACCTGTATCGATTGCCTCCATGCCTCTTACAAGCCCATCTGTGCCACTCATTGCCACTGCTCTTACTCTGTGGTCCCCAAGAAGCTGTTGAACCTCTGCAGTGAGCGCTATTTCCTGTCCAGCGGGATTTTTTGCTTCAATTCTTAAAGCATTTAATATTTTAGGCAATTTACCGGCAGGGAATTCTACATCTAGAACGGGTCCAATTACCTGACGAACTACGCCTTTTGTTTGTGAAGAAGTTGATGGAGTTGCTACCATTTTTTATTGATTGGTGATGAATAGCTGATTTAATTCAGCTCATAATCCGAAAATACTACCACCTCATGGGTAGATTCGTTAAATGGGTTCGGCCACCCGCACAGTTAAAGTATGGTTTAATTGCTGCTTCGCGGATTATGTTGTTGAAGATACGGATAAAGAATTTATCTTTTCCTTTTTTACGACGCAAAGCGTCTCAATCATGATCCTCCATTAATCTATGGCAGCTGTTTCACTTACAGTCTCTACAGTAAAACCACTGGGAGATAGAATATTTATTAAAGTTTCCGCATCTGAGGAAAAAACTGCTGGGGGCATTCTTTTGCCTGATACAGCCAAAGAAAAACCACAGGTGGGAGAAGTTGCTCAGGTAGGTCCTGGGAAACTTAATGACGATGGTTCTCGACAAACTCCAGAAGTGAGTATTGGCGATAAAGTCTTATACAGCAAATATGCTGGAACAGACATTAAATTGGGAGGAGATGAATATGTCTTGCTCTCAGAAAAAGATATTTTAGCTGTAGTTGGCTAAAATATTTGTTTCAAAAATTATTAAAACTTATTACTAAATTACCGCCTAAACATGGCTAAAAGAATTATTTACAATGAGCAAGCTCGTAGAGCGCTCGAGAGAGGAATCGATATCCTTGCTGAGTCTGTAGCTGTTACGCTTGGACCAAAAGGAAGAAATGTTGTACTAGAGAAAAAATTTGGTGCTCCACAAATCATTAATGATGGTGTAACAATCGCTAAAGAGATTGAATTAGAAGACCACATTGAAAACACAGGTGTTGCATTAATTAGACAAGCCGCCTCAAAAACAAATGATGCAGCTGGTGATGGCACCACAACCGCTACTGTTTTAGCTCATGCAATGGTTAAAGCAGGGTTAAGAAACGTAGCCGCAGGAGCTAATGCAATTACCCTGAAAAAAGGAATTGATAAAGCTACTGAATTTCTTGTCGGAAAAATTCAGGATAATTCCAAACCTATTAGCGATAGTAATGCTATCGCTCAATGCGGAACTATTGCTGCTGGTAATGACGAGGAGGTAGGCCAAATGATTGCAAATGCAATGGATAAAGTTGGTAAAGAAGGTGTAATTTCCTTAGAAGAGGGTAAATCAATGACCACTGAATTGGAAGTTACTGAGGGGATGCGGTTTGATAAAGGTTACATTTCCCCTTATTTCGCTACAGATACAGAGAGAATGGAGGCTGTTTTAGATGAACCATATATTCTTCTGACTGATAAGAAAATTGCTTTAGTACAAGATTTAGTCCCTGTTTTGGAACAAATAGCCAAGACTGGTAAGCCGCTAGTTATTATCGCAGAAGATATAGAAAAGGAGGCTTTAGCAACTCTTGTTGTAAATAGACTTAGAGGGGTCTTAAATGTTGCTGCAGTCAAGGCTCCTGGATTTGGCGATAGAAGAAAGGCCATGCTAGAAGATATGGCTGTTCTGACTAATGGTCAACTCATTACTGAGGATGCAGGCTTGAAATTAGAGAATGCTACCTTGGATATGCTTGGAACTGGTAGAAGAATAACTATCAATAAAGAGACTACAACCATAGTTGCGGAAGGTAATGAGAAAGCAGTTAATGCTAGATGTGATCAAATCAAGAAGCAAATGGATGAAACAGATTCCTCATACGATAAAGAAAAGCTTCAAGAACGTTTGGCAAAATTAGCTGGGGGAGTAGCGGTAATTAAGGTAGGAGCCGCAACTGAAACTGAGATGAAGGATAAAAAACTTCGTCTTGAAGATGCAATAAATGCTACTAAAGCTGCTGTTGAAGAGGGAATTGTACCTGGAGGAGGAACTACTCTTGCTCATTTATCACCAATCCTAAAAAATTGGGCTGATAAAAATTTAGAGGGAGAAGAATTAATTGGGGCAAATATTGTTGAAGCCTCACTAACTGCGCCTCTTATGAGAATTGCAGAAAATGCAGGCTCTAATGGTGCTGTGATTGCTGAAAATGTAAAATCTAAGCCATTTAATGATGGATTTAATGCTGCTACTGGAGAATATGTTGATATGTCCTCTGCTGGTATAGTAGATCCTGCCAAGGTAACTCGTTCAGGATTACAAAATGCGGCTTCAATAGCAGGAATGGTTCTTACTACTGAATGTATAGTTGCAGATTTACCTGACAAAAAAGATTCATCTGCTCCAGCAGGTGCTCCTGGTATGGGCGGTGACTTTGACTATTAACTAAGCAAAAGTCATAAGCTCACTTTCATAGGTTAAGGGATCATTTAAAAATGATCCCTTTTTCTTGTTCAAATTTTATGAAATCCATCCAGCACTAAGAATAATTGCAAGAGACAAAAATATAACTAGAAAAGTCCAAGTTATTTTGTTGAGAGACGCCTCTGCGCTACTAGCACTGTTGAACATTGAGCTCCCACTAGCGGCTATACCTCCCATTCCATCACCTTTGGGACTATGAAGTAACACTAAAAGTATGAGAAGAATTCCAGAAAATACCCATATCCAACTAAAAATTTGAATCATTTTTTGTAAAGGTTTTAAAAACTTTAGACATGTTGTACTACCTTATTATAACCTTTTAACTCAATCTCTTTAATTAGCGATTTTCCTGTCATTTCTTTAGGGATTGGTAGGTTTAATAATTGCAATAATGTAGGTGCAATATCTGCTAAGCCAGCATTATCTCTTAAGTAAATCTCATTTCCCATATTTGGAATTTTTCTTTTTTCACCCTCAATAAAAATTAAAGGAACCTTATTAATGGTATGTGCCGTCCATGGTTCTCCAGATGGCCCTTTCATTACCTCTGCGTTACCATGATCTGCAGTTATTAGTATGCTTCCTCCCATTTCTCCGGTAGCATTAACAATTTGACCTATACATTTATCTACTGTTTCTATAGCTTTAATTGTTGCGTTCATATTACCTGTATGACCGACCATATCAGGATTAGCAAAATTGATCACAACAAAAGCATATCTTCCACTTTTAATCGCTTTAGAGCAACTAATAGTTAATTGTTCTGCAGACATCTCAGGTTGCATATCATAAGTTGCGACTCTAGGTGATGGTATTAAATGTCTTTCTTCTCCAGGTAAAGGAATTTCTACTCCTCCATTAAAAAAATATGTTACGTGAGGATATTTTTCTGTTTCTGCGGTTCTGTATTGTTTGAGGCCGTTTTCTGAAACTATTTGGCCGATAAAATTATTAAGAGATTCAGGAGGAAAAGCAACTTTAACTGGTAAATTTACGTCATATTGGGTAAAAGTAACTATATCTAAATTTGGAAAATTTTTTCTTTCAAATTCTGAGAATTTTTTCTCTGAAAGAGATCTAGTTATTTGCCGAGCTCGGTCTGGACGGAAATTAAAGCAAATTAAACTATCACCATCCTTAAAATAGTTTTCAGACATTCGAATAGGCTCTATAAATTCATCAGTTATATTTTTTTCATAACTTTTTTTAATGTAATCTTCAGGAGAAATTTTTGTCACTTTAATATCTGGATCAGTCAAATTAACATATGCTTTTTCTGTTCTTTCCCATAGAAGATTTCTATCCATTATCCAGTATCTGCCACATATAGAGGCTATCTCACCAGTATTATATTTTTTGATGCATGACTCTATTTGGTTGATATATTTAGATGCACTTTTTGAAGGAGTATCTCTTCCATCAGTAATAATATGAATTGCTACCTTTTTGATTTCATTATCTGACGCCCACTTTATTAATCCTAATAAATGATCAATATGACTATGTACCCCTCCATCAGAACATAATCCTGTGATATGCAGAGTAGAATTACTATTCTTTAATGAATTAGCCATCTTCTTTAACTCATCAACTATGGCTAATTGATTATTTTTTACAACATTTGAAATTCTCACAAGTTCTTGTTGAATTATTCTTCCAGAACCAATAGTAAGGTGACCTACCTCTGAATTACCCATTTGACCATTTGGGAGCCCCACATCAGATCCACTAGCGCTTATAAGAGTATGAGGATATGCATGCCAAAGTGAATCCATGATTGGTGTACTAGCATTTTTAATAGCATTATCTGATAAATCTTCTCGATAACCCCATCCGTCTAGTATCGCAAGAACTACAGGACTC is a window encoding:
- the groL gene encoding chaperonin GroEL (60 kDa chaperone family; promotes refolding of misfolded polypeptides especially under stressful conditions; forms two stacked rings of heptamers to form a barrel-shaped 14mer; ends can be capped by GroES; misfolded proteins enter the barrel where they are refolded when GroES binds); translated protein: MAKRIIYNEQARRALERGIDILAESVAVTLGPKGRNVVLEKKFGAPQIINDGVTIAKEIELEDHIENTGVALIRQAASKTNDAAGDGTTTATVLAHAMVKAGLRNVAAGANAITLKKGIDKATEFLVGKIQDNSKPISDSNAIAQCGTIAAGNDEEVGQMIANAMDKVGKEGVISLEEGKSMTTELEVTEGMRFDKGYISPYFATDTERMEAVLDEPYILLTDKKIALVQDLVPVLEQIAKTGKPLVIIAEDIEKEALATLVVNRLRGVLNVAAVKAPGFGDRRKAMLEDMAVLTNGQLITEDAGLKLENATLDMLGTGRRITINKETTTIVAEGNEKAVNARCDQIKKQMDETDSSYDKEKLQERLAKLAGGVAVIKVGAATETEMKDKKLRLEDAINATKAAVEEGIVPGGGTTLAHLSPILKNWADKNLEGEELIGANIVEASLTAPLMRIAENAGSNGAVIAENVKSKPFNDGFNAATGEYVDMSSAGIVDPAKVTRSGLQNAASIAGMVLTTECIVADLPDKKDSSAPAGAPGMGGDFDY
- the groES gene encoding co-chaperone GroES, translating into MAAVSLTVSTVKPLGDRIFIKVSASEEKTAGGILLPDTAKEKPQVGEVAQVGPGKLNDDGSRQTPEVSIGDKVLYSKYAGTDIKLGGDEYVLLSEKDILAVVG
- the atpD gene encoding F0F1 ATP synthase subunit beta — encoded protein: MVATPSTSSQTKGVVRQVIGPVLDVEFPAGKLPKILNALRIEAKNPAGQEIALTAEVQQLLGDHRVRAVAMSGTDGLVRGMEAIDTGAPISVPVGEATLGRIFNVLGEPVDEQGPVKTDDTAPIHRAAPKLTDLETKPKVFETGIKVIDLLAPYRQGGKVGLFGGAGVGKTVLIQELINNIAKEHGGVSVFGGVGERTREGNDLYEEFKESGVINADDLTQSKVALCFGQMNEPPGARMRVGLSALTMAEHFRDVNKQDVLLFVDNIFRFVQAGSEVSALLGRMPSAVGYQPTLGTDVGELQERITSTLEGSITSIQAVYVPADDLTDPAPATTFAHLDATTVLARALAAKGIYPAVDPLDSTSTMLQPSVVGDEHYKTARAVQSTLQRYKELQDIIAILGLDELSEEDRLTVDRARKIEKFLSQPFFVAEIFTGMSGKYVKLEDTIAGFNMILSGELDDLPEQAFYLVGNIDEVKAKAEKIKAEK
- the secG gene encoding preprotein translocase subunit SecG, with amino-acid sequence MIQIFSWIWVFSGILLILLVLLHSPKGDGMGGIAASGSSMFNSASSAEASLNKITWTFLVIFLSLAIILSAGWIS
- a CDS encoding 2,3-bisphosphoglycerate-independent phosphoglycerate mutase yields the protein MSKISSKNINRLSVPQSPVVLAILDGWGYREDLSDNAIKNASTPIMDSLWHAYPHTLISASGSDVGLPNGQMGNSEVGHLTIGSGRIIQQELVRISNVVKNNQLAIVDELKKMANSLKNSNSTLHITGLCSDGGVHSHIDHLLGLIKWASDNEIKKVAIHIITDGRDTPSKSASKYINQIESCIKKYNTGEIASICGRYWIMDRNLLWERTEKAYVNLTDPDIKVTKISPEDYIKKSYEKNITDEFIEPIRMSENYFKDGDSLICFNFRPDRARQITRSLSEKKFSEFERKNFPNLDIVTFTQYDVNLPVKVAFPPESLNNFIGQIVSENGLKQYRTAETEKYPHVTYFFNGGVEIPLPGEERHLIPSPRVATYDMQPEMSAEQLTISCSKAIKSGRYAFVVINFANPDMVGHTGNMNATIKAIETVDKCIGQIVNATGEMGGSILITADHGNAEVMKGPSGEPWTAHTINKVPLIFIEGEKRKIPNMGNEIYLRDNAGLADIAPTLLQLLNLPIPKEMTGKSLIKEIELKGYNKVVQHV